One genomic segment of Mycolicibacterium chubuense NBB4 includes these proteins:
- a CDS encoding DsbA family protein, whose product MATKPKKNARYDLKAADRKRNLLIQIGLTAVVVIFAVALVLYIVMSSDDKPTSGETKSVRVASNSVIKKEGTDQPKAVVSMYEDFLCPHCGAFEQQIGPTVNKLIDAGAIAADYYMVGILDRPQNDNYSSRAGGAAYCVADDSVDAFRRFHAALFAQQPSETGTSYPDNARLIELARQAGASGTVPDCINKGRYVDMVRGLASATGIQATPTVRINGEDYQYSTAEDFVNKIKSIVGDVPGLETAPPAPAPVPAS is encoded by the coding sequence GTGGCCACCAAACCGAAGAAGAACGCGCGGTATGACCTCAAGGCAGCCGACCGCAAGCGCAACCTGCTCATCCAGATCGGTCTGACCGCGGTTGTCGTGATCTTCGCGGTCGCGTTGGTGCTCTACATCGTCATGTCGTCCGACGACAAGCCGACCTCCGGGGAGACCAAGTCGGTGCGGGTCGCGTCGAACAGCGTGATCAAGAAGGAGGGCACCGACCAACCCAAGGCCGTCGTCTCCATGTACGAGGACTTCTTGTGCCCGCACTGCGGCGCGTTCGAGCAGCAGATCGGCCCCACGGTCAACAAGCTGATCGATGCCGGCGCGATCGCGGCCGACTACTACATGGTCGGCATCCTGGACCGGCCGCAGAACGACAACTACTCGTCGCGCGCGGGCGGGGCGGCGTACTGCGTGGCCGACGATTCCGTCGATGCCTTCCGCAGGTTCCACGCCGCACTCTTCGCCCAGCAGCCCAGCGAAACCGGCACGTCCTACCCGGACAACGCCCGGTTGATCGAGCTGGCTCGCCAGGCTGGCGCCTCGGGAACCGTTCCCGACTGCATCAACAAGGGCCGCTACGTCGACATGGTGCGAGGCCTCGCGTCGGCCACCGGCATCCAGGCCACCCCGACGGTCCGTATCAACGGCGAGGACTACCAGTACAGCACCGCGGAAGACTTCGTGAACAAGATCAAGTCCATCGTCGGTGACGTGCCGGGCCTCGAGACCGCGCCGCCGGCACCCGCCCCGGTCCCGGCGTCATGA
- a CDS encoding vitamin K epoxide reductase family protein, producing the protein MTVTATDPAEQTGPPAGEPAAVAVPRPSAWWVLIAGAVGLTAALALTIEKIEMLINPDYVPSCSINPVLSCGSVMITPQASVFGFPNPLIGIVAFSVVLVTGVLAVGKVSLPRWYWVSLAVGTLLGAVFVHWLIFQSLYRIGALCPYCMVVWSITIPLLVVSAGLALQPLRSGSAVVRGIYTWRWSIVALWFTALILLILERFWNYWSTLI; encoded by the coding sequence ATGACCGTCACCGCGACCGATCCGGCCGAGCAGACCGGCCCGCCGGCCGGCGAGCCGGCCGCGGTCGCGGTGCCCCGCCCCAGCGCGTGGTGGGTGCTGATCGCCGGTGCCGTGGGCCTGACCGCGGCGCTCGCGCTCACGATCGAGAAGATCGAGATGCTGATCAACCCCGACTACGTGCCGTCCTGCAGCATCAACCCGGTGCTGTCCTGCGGGTCGGTGATGATCACCCCGCAGGCGTCGGTGTTCGGCTTCCCCAACCCGCTGATCGGCATCGTGGCGTTCTCGGTCGTGCTGGTCACCGGCGTGCTCGCCGTCGGGAAGGTGTCGCTGCCGCGCTGGTACTGGGTGAGCCTGGCCGTGGGCACGCTGCTGGGTGCGGTGTTCGTGCACTGGTTGATCTTCCAGAGCCTGTATCGCATCGGCGCTCTGTGCCCGTACTGCATGGTGGTCTGGAGCATCACCATCCCGCTGCTGGTGGTGTCCGCGGGCCTGGCGCTGCAGCCGCTGCGCAGTGGCAGCGCCGTGGTCCGGGGCATCTACACCTGGCGCTGGTCGATCGTGGCGCTGTGGTTCACCGCGCTCATCCTGTTGATCCTCGAGCGCTTCTGGAACTACTGGTCCACTCTGATCTGA
- a CDS encoding pyruvate carboxylase: MTGRISKVLVANRGEIAIRAFRAAYEMGIATVAVYPHEDRNSLHRLKADESYQIGETGHPVRAYLSVDEIMRVAVEAGADAVYPGYGFLSENPHLAAACADAGITFVGPSADVLELTGNKSRAIEAARSAGLPVLASSAPSASVEELVAAAESMEFPLFVKAVSGGGGRGMRRVTDPAGLTEAVESASREAESAFGDPTVYLEQAVINPRHIEVQILADTDGNVMHLFERDCSVQRRHQKVIELAPAPNLPEELRRKICDDAVAFAREIGYSCAGTVEFLLDERGHHVFIECNPRIQVEHTVTEEITDVDLVASQLRIASGETLADLGLSQDALVIRGAALQCRITTEDPANGFRPDTGRITAYRSPGGAGIRLDGGTVLGAEIGAHFDSMLVKLTCRGRDFSTAVRRAYRALAEFRVRGVSTNIPFLQAVIDDPDFRAGRINTSFIDDRPYLLTARSPADRGTKILNYLADVTVNQPHGPRPSPVYAQDKLPEIDLDAMPPRGSKHLLAEVGPEAFARWMRESKSVGVTDTTFRDAHQSLLATRIRTSGLLMVAPYIARLTPQLLSIECWGGATYDVALRFLKEDPWERLAALREAVPNICLQMLLRGRNTVGYTPYPESVTHAFVQEATATGIDIYRIFDALNNVDSMRPAIDAVRETGTAVAEVAMSYTGDLSDPGENLYTLDYYLKLAEQIADAGAHVLAIKDMAGLLRPQAAAALVGALRSRFDLPVHVHTHDTPGGQLATYLAAWQAGASAVDGASAPLAGTTSQPALSSIVAATAHTEYDSGLSLSAVCDLEPFWEALRKVYAPFDVAAAGPPTPTGRVYRHEIPGGQLSNLRQQAIALGLGDRFEDIEAAYAGADRILGRLVKVTPSSKVVGDLALALVGAGITADEFAAEPARFDIPDSMIGFLRGELGDPPGGWPEPLRSKALAGRAPAKPQPELSPDDEQILAQPGPKRQATLNRLLFPGPTKEFEAHRELYGDTSSLSANQFFYGLRHGDEHRVTLERGVELLIGLEAISDPDERGMRTVMCILNGQLRPVVVRDRNVASDVPTAEKADRANPDHVAAPFAGVVTVGVSEGDAVEAGQTIATIEAMKMEAAITAPKAGTVRRVAVSDTAQVEGGDLLVVID; this comes from the coding sequence GTGACCGGTCGGATCTCCAAAGTCCTCGTCGCCAACCGTGGTGAGATCGCCATCCGCGCATTCCGCGCCGCCTACGAGATGGGGATCGCCACGGTCGCGGTGTACCCGCACGAGGATCGCAACTCCCTGCACCGGCTCAAAGCCGACGAGTCCTACCAGATCGGAGAGACCGGTCATCCGGTCCGGGCGTACCTGTCCGTCGACGAGATCATGCGCGTGGCGGTGGAAGCCGGTGCCGACGCGGTCTATCCCGGTTATGGCTTCCTGTCGGAGAACCCGCACCTGGCCGCGGCCTGCGCAGACGCGGGCATCACGTTCGTCGGTCCCAGCGCCGATGTGCTGGAGCTGACCGGCAACAAGTCCCGCGCGATCGAAGCGGCGCGGTCAGCCGGGTTGCCCGTGCTGGCGTCCTCGGCGCCGTCGGCGTCGGTCGAGGAACTGGTCGCGGCCGCCGAGTCGATGGAGTTCCCGTTGTTCGTCAAGGCGGTGTCGGGTGGCGGTGGACGCGGGATGCGTCGCGTCACCGATCCCGCCGGGCTGACCGAGGCGGTGGAATCCGCGAGCCGGGAGGCCGAGTCGGCGTTCGGCGACCCGACGGTGTATCTCGAGCAGGCCGTGATCAACCCCCGCCACATCGAGGTGCAGATCCTCGCCGACACCGATGGCAACGTGATGCACCTGTTCGAGCGTGACTGCAGCGTGCAGCGCCGCCATCAGAAGGTCATCGAGCTCGCGCCCGCTCCGAATCTGCCAGAAGAGTTGCGGCGCAAGATCTGTGACGACGCGGTCGCGTTCGCGCGCGAGATCGGCTACTCCTGCGCCGGCACGGTCGAGTTCCTGCTCGACGAACGCGGTCACCACGTGTTCATCGAGTGCAATCCCCGGATCCAGGTGGAGCACACCGTCACCGAGGAGATCACCGACGTCGACCTGGTGGCCAGCCAGTTGCGCATCGCGTCGGGGGAGACGCTGGCCGATCTCGGACTCAGCCAGGACGCACTGGTGATCCGCGGAGCGGCGCTGCAGTGCCGGATCACCACGGAAGACCCCGCCAACGGTTTCCGTCCCGACACCGGGCGCATCACCGCCTACCGGTCACCCGGCGGTGCCGGCATCCGCCTCGACGGCGGTACCGTGCTCGGCGCCGAGATCGGGGCGCATTTCGATTCCATGCTCGTCAAACTCACCTGTCGCGGAAGGGATTTCAGTACCGCAGTACGGCGCGCCTACCGCGCGCTGGCCGAATTCCGGGTGCGCGGTGTGTCGACGAACATCCCGTTCCTGCAAGCGGTCATCGACGACCCCGACTTCCGGGCCGGCCGGATCAACACCTCGTTCATCGACGACCGGCCGTACCTGCTGACCGCGCGCTCGCCGGCCGACCGCGGCACCAAGATCTTGAACTATCTGGCCGACGTCACCGTGAACCAGCCGCACGGTCCCCGCCCGTCGCCGGTGTACGCGCAGGACAAGCTGCCCGAGATCGACCTGGACGCCATGCCACCGCGCGGCAGCAAGCATCTGCTCGCCGAGGTCGGGCCCGAGGCGTTCGCCCGGTGGATGCGGGAGTCGAAGTCGGTGGGGGTCACCGACACCACCTTCCGCGATGCGCACCAGTCCCTGCTGGCCACCCGGATCCGCACGTCGGGGCTGTTGATGGTGGCGCCCTACATCGCGCGGCTGACCCCGCAACTGCTCTCGATCGAGTGCTGGGGCGGGGCCACCTACGATGTGGCACTGCGCTTCCTCAAGGAGGATCCCTGGGAGAGGCTGGCGGCGCTGCGCGAAGCTGTGCCGAACATCTGCCTGCAGATGCTGTTGCGGGGCCGCAACACCGTGGGGTACACGCCCTACCCGGAATCGGTCACCCACGCGTTCGTCCAGGAGGCGACGGCCACCGGAATCGACATCTACCGGATCTTCGACGCGCTCAACAACGTGGACTCGATGCGGCCGGCGATCGACGCCGTGCGCGAAACCGGAACGGCCGTCGCCGAAGTCGCGATGTCTTACACCGGGGACCTGTCGGACCCGGGGGAGAACCTCTACACCCTCGACTACTACCTCAAGCTCGCCGAGCAGATCGCCGATGCCGGCGCGCACGTGCTGGCCATCAAGGACATGGCCGGCCTGCTGCGTCCGCAGGCGGCGGCCGCGCTGGTCGGTGCGCTGCGCAGCCGGTTCGACCTGCCGGTGCACGTTCACACCCACGACACCCCGGGCGGTCAGCTCGCGACGTATCTGGCGGCGTGGCAGGCCGGCGCCAGCGCCGTCGACGGCGCCTCGGCGCCGTTGGCCGGCACGACGAGCCAGCCCGCGCTGAGCTCGATCGTCGCGGCCACCGCGCACACCGAGTACGACAGCGGGCTGTCGCTGTCCGCCGTGTGCGACCTCGAGCCGTTCTGGGAGGCGCTGCGAAAGGTGTACGCGCCCTTCGACGTCGCGGCAGCCGGCCCTCCGACCCCGACCGGGCGGGTCTATCGCCACGAGATCCCCGGCGGCCAGCTGTCGAACCTGCGCCAGCAGGCCATCGCGCTGGGCCTCGGTGACCGCTTCGAAGACATCGAAGCCGCCTACGCCGGAGCCGACCGCATCCTCGGCCGGCTGGTCAAGGTCACCCCGTCGTCGAAAGTGGTCGGAGACCTCGCGCTGGCACTCGTCGGAGCGGGCATCACCGCCGACGAATTCGCCGCCGAGCCCGCGCGATTCGACATCCCGGATTCGATGATCGGCTTCCTGCGCGGAGAGCTCGGCGACCCGCCGGGTGGCTGGCCCGAACCACTGCGCAGCAAGGCGCTGGCCGGGCGGGCCCCGGCCAAGCCGCAGCCGGAGCTGAGCCCCGACGACGAGCAGATCCTGGCGCAGCCGGGCCCCAAGCGTCAGGCCACGCTCAACCGGCTGCTGTTCCCCGGGCCGACAAAGGAATTCGAGGCGCACCGGGAACTCTACGGCGACACCTCGAGCTTGTCGGCCAACCAGTTCTTCTACGGGCTGCGCCACGGCGACGAACACCGCGTCACCCTCGAGCGCGGGGTCGAATTGCTGATCGGCCTCGAGGCGATCTCCGATCCCGACGAGCGGGGCATGCGCACGGTGATGTGCATCCTCAACGGCCAGTTGCGCCCCGTGGTCGTCCGCGACCGCAACGTGGCCAGCGATGTGCCGACCGCCGAGAAAGCCGATCGTGCCAACCCCGACCACGTTGCCGCGCCGTTCGCCGGTGTGGTCACCGTCGGAGTGTCCGAGGGCGACGCGGTGGAGGCGGGACAGACCATCGCCACGATCGAGGCGATGAAGATGGAAGCGGCGATCACCGCGCCCAAGGCCGGTACCGTCCGCCGGGTCGCGGTCTCCGACACCGCGCAGGTCGAAGGGGGCGACCTGCTGGTGGTGATCGACTGA
- the rsmD gene encoding 16S rRNA (guanine(966)-N(2))-methyltransferase RsmD — MSRIVAGSLGGRRIAVPQHKSGRGTRPTTDRVRESLFNLLSARLDFTGIRVLDLYAGSGALGLEALSRGAGSAEFVESDARAAAVIEQNIAALGVRGAAVRRGAVASVVAAEPARPVDLVLADPPYEVTASEVEAVLDALVQRRWVRPGSVVVVERAASGPQIGWPQGWSEWKVRRYGDTRLEIASVGE; from the coding sequence CTGAGTCGCATCGTCGCGGGTTCACTCGGCGGTCGACGGATCGCGGTGCCGCAGCACAAGTCCGGGCGTGGCACGAGACCGACGACCGACCGGGTGCGCGAGTCGCTGTTCAACCTGCTCTCCGCGCGCCTCGACTTCACCGGCATCCGGGTGCTCGACCTCTACGCCGGATCGGGCGCGCTCGGGCTCGAAGCGCTGTCACGGGGTGCCGGCTCGGCGGAGTTCGTCGAGTCCGATGCCCGGGCGGCCGCGGTGATCGAGCAGAACATCGCCGCGCTCGGAGTGCGCGGCGCCGCGGTGCGCCGGGGCGCCGTGGCGTCGGTGGTGGCCGCGGAACCCGCCCGGCCCGTCGACCTGGTGCTGGCCGATCCCCCCTACGAGGTCACGGCGTCGGAGGTCGAGGCGGTGCTCGATGCGCTGGTGCAGCGCCGGTGGGTCCGGCCGGGATCCGTCGTCGTCGTCGAGCGCGCCGCGTCCGGTCCGCAGATCGGGTGGCCGCAGGGCTGGTCGGAGTGGAAGGTCCGGCGCTACGGCGACACCAGGCTGGAGATCGCCTCCGTCGGCGAGTGA
- the coaD gene encoding pantetheine-phosphate adenylyltransferase, with amino-acid sequence MSGAVCPGSFDPVTLGHIDIFERAAAQFDEIVVAILVNPSKKGMFSVDERIDMINEATEHLPNLRVESGEGLVVDFVRDRGLTAIIKGLRTGTDFEYELQMAQMNKHIAGVDTFFVATTPQYSFVSSSLAKEVATLGGDVSALLPDAVNRRLQAKLRD; translated from the coding sequence ATGAGCGGAGCGGTGTGCCCGGGATCCTTCGACCCGGTGACCCTCGGTCACATCGACATCTTCGAACGCGCCGCCGCGCAGTTCGACGAGATCGTGGTGGCGATTCTGGTCAATCCCAGCAAGAAGGGAATGTTCAGCGTCGACGAACGCATCGACATGATCAACGAAGCCACCGAACATTTGCCGAACCTGCGCGTCGAGTCGGGTGAGGGCCTCGTGGTCGACTTCGTCAGGGACCGCGGGCTGACCGCGATCATCAAGGGGCTGCGCACCGGCACCGATTTCGAGTACGAGCTGCAGATGGCGCAGATGAACAAGCACATCGCCGGAGTCGACACTTTCTTCGTCGCCACGACGCCGCAGTACTCGTTCGTCTCGTCGTCGTTGGCCAAGGAAGTCGCCACCCTCGGCGGAGACGTGTCCGCGCTGCTGCCCGATGCGGTCAACCGCCGGCTGCAGGCCAAACTGCGGGATTAA
- a CDS encoding hemerythrin domain-containing protein, giving the protein MVETFVQSTDDVVRFLKDQHNLIKDLFEEVFAASSDEAREKAFTELRQLLAVHETAEEMVVHPRARKEVDGGDEIVDARLAEEHEAKEKLSQLENMDFTSKEFLDELASFRDAVVDHAEHEEREEFDKLAKELDGGELKRMAAAVRAAEAIAPTRPHPGVESAKLNFAVGPFASMLDRARDVIGAALR; this is encoded by the coding sequence ATGGTGGAAACGTTCGTCCAGTCGACCGACGATGTCGTCAGGTTTCTCAAGGACCAGCACAATCTGATCAAGGACTTGTTCGAGGAGGTCTTCGCCGCCTCGTCCGACGAGGCCCGCGAGAAGGCGTTCACCGAGTTGCGGCAACTGCTCGCGGTACACGAGACCGCCGAGGAGATGGTCGTGCACCCGCGGGCGCGCAAGGAGGTCGACGGCGGCGACGAGATCGTCGATGCCCGGCTGGCCGAAGAGCACGAGGCCAAAGAGAAGTTGTCGCAGCTCGAGAACATGGACTTCACCTCGAAGGAGTTCCTCGACGAGCTCGCGTCGTTCCGTGACGCTGTCGTCGATCACGCCGAGCACGAGGAGCGTGAGGAGTTCGACAAACTCGCGAAAGAACTCGACGGGGGCGAGCTCAAGCGCATGGCCGCCGCCGTGCGGGCGGCCGAGGCGATCGCCCCGACCCGCCCCCACCCCGGCGTGGAGTCGGCGAAGCTGAATTTCGCGGTGGGCCCCTTCGCCTCAATGCTGGACCGGGCACGCGACGTCATCGGCGCCGCCCTGCGCTGA
- the sepIVA gene encoding cell division protein SepIVA → MYRVFEALDELGAIVEEARGVPMTAGCVVPRGDVLELIDDIKDAIPGELDDAQDVLDARDSLLREAKDHAESTVSTANAEADSMVNHARAEADRLLADAKAQSDRMVGEARQHSERMVGEAREEAARIAATAKREYEASTGRAKSEADRLIESGNLAYEKAVQEGIKEQQRLVSQTEIVATATAEATRMIDSAHAEADRLRGECDIYVDSKLAEFEDFLNGTLRSVGRGRHQLRTAAGTHDYAAR, encoded by the coding sequence GTGTACCGAGTCTTTGAAGCGCTCGACGAATTGGGCGCGATCGTGGAAGAAGCGCGCGGCGTGCCGATGACGGCCGGCTGCGTGGTCCCGCGGGGCGATGTCCTGGAGTTGATCGACGACATCAAGGACGCGATCCCCGGCGAACTCGACGACGCGCAGGACGTGCTCGACGCGCGCGACTCGCTGCTGCGCGAAGCCAAGGACCACGCCGAGTCGACGGTGTCGACGGCCAACGCCGAGGCCGACTCGATGGTCAACCACGCCAGGGCGGAGGCCGACCGCCTGCTCGCCGACGCCAAGGCGCAATCGGACCGGATGGTCGGCGAGGCGCGCCAGCACAGCGAACGCATGGTCGGCGAGGCTCGCGAGGAGGCGGCCCGCATCGCGGCCACCGCGAAGCGGGAGTACGAGGCCAGCACCGGCCGCGCGAAGTCCGAGGCCGACCGCTTGATCGAGAGCGGCAACCTCGCCTACGAGAAGGCCGTGCAGGAAGGTATCAAGGAGCAGCAGAGGCTGGTCTCGCAGACCGAGATCGTCGCGACGGCCACAGCCGAGGCCACCCGGATGATCGATTCGGCGCACGCCGAGGCCGACCGGTTGCGTGGCGAGTGCGACATCTACGTCGACAGCAAACTCGCCGAGTTCGAAGACTTCCTCAACGGGACGCTGCGCTCGGTGGGCCGTGGCCGCCACCAACTGCGCACCGCCGCCGGGACTCACGACTACGCGGCCCGCTGA
- a CDS encoding YceD family protein yields MATHANAAHRKARSPLVIDISRLGRRPGSMMTVETVVPSPFRIGLELIAVEQGAPLELDLRLESVSEGVLVSGTVSGPTAGECARCLTPITGDVEIDLTELFAYPDSTTDETTEVDELPRVGYGGGAETVDLEQPVIDAIGLALPFSPVCSPDCAGLCPDCGVPLAAAEPGHHHEQIDPRWAKLTELSEKSAGDES; encoded by the coding sequence ATGGCGACGCATGCGAATGCGGCGCACCGGAAAGCTCGGTCGCCGCTGGTGATCGACATCTCCCGCCTCGGCCGCCGACCCGGCTCGATGATGACCGTCGAAACCGTCGTGCCGAGCCCGTTCCGGATCGGGCTCGAGTTGATCGCGGTGGAGCAGGGCGCGCCTCTCGAGCTCGACCTGCGGCTGGAGTCGGTGTCGGAGGGGGTGCTGGTCAGCGGCACGGTGTCGGGTCCGACCGCGGGGGAGTGCGCCCGCTGTCTGACACCCATCACCGGTGACGTCGAAATCGACCTGACCGAGCTGTTCGCCTATCCGGACAGCACGACCGACGAGACCACCGAAGTCGACGAGCTGCCCCGCGTCGGGTACGGGGGCGGCGCAGAGACTGTCGACCTCGAGCAGCCCGTCATCGACGCAATCGGTCTGGCCCTGCCGTTCTCGCCGGTGTGCAGCCCCGACTGCGCCGGGCTGTGTCCGGACTGCGGTGTGCCGCTGGCCGCCGCCGAACCCGGGCATCACCACGAGCAGATCGACCCGCGCTGGGCCAAGCTCACCGAGCTGAGCGAGAAGAGTGCCGGAGACGAGTCGTGA
- the rnc gene encoding ribonuclease III, whose amino-acid sequence MTTDRAPLLEALGVDLPGELLTIALTHRSYSYENGGLPTNERLEFLGDSVLGLTITEELYHRHPDRSEGDLAKLRASIVNTQALADVGRHLSDKGLGAYLLLGRGEENSGGADKSSILADGVESLLGAIYLEHGITVARDVILRLFADLLDTAPTLGAGLDWKSSLQELTAARGLGVPTYLVTSTGPDHDKEFTATVVINDVEYGKGIGRTKKEAELKAAAAAWNALNGE is encoded by the coding sequence GTGACGACCGACCGCGCGCCGTTGCTCGAAGCGCTCGGTGTAGACCTGCCCGGTGAGCTGCTCACGATCGCGCTCACACATCGCAGCTACTCCTACGAGAACGGTGGACTGCCCACCAACGAGCGGCTGGAGTTCCTCGGCGACTCCGTGCTGGGCCTGACCATCACCGAGGAGCTCTACCACCGTCACCCCGACCGCTCCGAGGGCGATTTGGCCAAGCTGCGCGCGAGCATCGTCAACACCCAGGCGCTGGCCGACGTCGGTCGCCACCTGTCGGACAAAGGGCTGGGCGCCTACCTGTTGCTCGGCCGCGGCGAGGAGAACTCCGGCGGCGCGGACAAGTCCAGCATCCTCGCCGACGGTGTCGAATCCCTCTTGGGCGCAATCTATCTCGAGCACGGCATCACGGTGGCGCGGGACGTCATCCTGCGCCTGTTCGCCGATCTGCTCGACACCGCGCCGACGCTCGGCGCGGGGCTGGACTGGAAGAGCAGCCTGCAGGAACTCACTGCCGCGCGGGGGCTGGGCGTGCCGACCTACCTCGTCACCTCCACCGGGCCCGATCACGACAAGGAGTTCACCGCGACGGTCGTGATCAACGACGTGGAGTACGGCAAGGGCATCGGCAGGACCAAGAAGGAAGCCGAACTCAAGGCGGCCGCCGCGGCCTGGAACGCACTCAACGGTGAGTGA
- the mutM gene encoding bifunctional DNA-formamidopyrimidine glycosylase/DNA-(apurinic or apyrimidinic site) lyase has translation MPELPEVEVVRRGLNEHVTGKTITAVRVHHPRAVRRHEAGPADLAARLLDATVTGTGRRGKYLWLTLADGGALVVHLGMSGQMLLGPVPNENHLRIAALLDDGTTLSFVDQRTFGGWLIADLVTVDGTDVPAPVAHIARDPLDPQFDRDRVVNVLRGKHSEIKRQLLDQTVVSGIGNIYADEALWRAKVNGARLASGLSRPKLAELLDAAAVVMTDALGQGGTSFDSLYVNVNGESGYFDRSLDVYGREGEPCRRCGAVMRREKFMNRSSFYCPRCQPRPRVR, from the coding sequence ATGCCTGAACTGCCTGAAGTCGAGGTGGTCCGGCGGGGATTGAACGAGCACGTCACAGGTAAGACCATCACGGCCGTCCGGGTCCACCATCCGCGCGCCGTGCGCCGTCACGAGGCCGGACCCGCGGACCTGGCCGCGCGCCTGCTCGACGCGACGGTCACCGGCACGGGCCGGCGCGGCAAGTACCTGTGGCTGACGCTGGCCGACGGCGGCGCGCTCGTCGTGCACCTCGGGATGAGCGGGCAGATGCTGCTGGGTCCCGTGCCCAACGAGAACCATCTGCGCATCGCGGCGCTGCTCGACGACGGCACGACGCTGAGCTTCGTCGACCAGCGCACCTTCGGCGGGTGGCTGATCGCCGACCTCGTGACCGTCGACGGCACCGACGTGCCTGCGCCGGTCGCGCACATCGCCCGGGATCCGCTGGACCCGCAGTTCGATCGCGATCGCGTGGTGAACGTGTTGCGCGGCAAGCATTCCGAGATCAAACGCCAACTGCTCGACCAGACCGTGGTGTCCGGCATCGGGAACATCTACGCCGACGAGGCGCTGTGGCGTGCGAAGGTCAACGGGGCGCGGCTGGCGTCGGGGCTGTCGCGGCCGAAGCTCGCCGAGTTGCTCGACGCGGCCGCCGTGGTGATGACCGATGCGCTGGGCCAGGGCGGGACGTCGTTCGATTCGCTCTATGTCAACGTCAACGGCGAGTCCGGCTACTTCGACCGGTCGCTGGACGTCTACGGCCGCGAGGGCGAGCCGTGCCGGCGCTGCGGCGCGGTGATGCGGCGCGAGAAGTTCATGAACCGCTCGTCGTTCTACTGCCCCCGCTGCCAGCCACGTCCCCGCGTGCGCTGA
- a CDS encoding OsmC family protein produces MTELWVERTGVRRYTGRSTRGAEVLIGSEDVEGVFTPGELMKIALAGCAGLSSDHPLRRRLGDDYPATIRVSGAADREQERYPLLEEKLEIDLSGLSDDEKSRLLTVVARAIEQVCTVGRTLKNGTNVTFEVKDVGRE; encoded by the coding sequence GTGACTGAACTGTGGGTGGAGCGCACCGGAGTGCGCCGCTATACGGGCCGCAGCACGCGCGGTGCGGAGGTGCTCATCGGGTCCGAGGACGTCGAGGGCGTCTTCACACCGGGTGAGTTGATGAAGATCGCGCTGGCGGGGTGCGCTGGGCTGTCCAGCGATCACCCACTGCGCCGGCGCCTCGGCGACGACTATCCCGCCACGATCCGGGTGTCGGGAGCCGCCGACCGCGAACAGGAGCGCTACCCGCTGCTCGAGGAGAAACTGGAGATCGACCTGTCCGGCTTGAGCGACGACGAGAAGTCGCGGCTGCTGACCGTGGTCGCCCGGGCCATCGAGCAGGTGTGCACGGTGGGGCGCACGTTGAAGAATGGAACGAATGTGACATTTGAGGTGAAAGACGTTGGCAGAGAATGA
- a CDS encoding acylphosphatase produces the protein MAENDARLTAWVHGYVQGVGFRWWTRSRALELGLTGFASNRPDGRVQVVAQGQRDACEKLLDLLKGGGTPGQVDKVIADWSAPADAFTGFTER, from the coding sequence TTGGCAGAGAATGACGCCCGCCTGACGGCCTGGGTGCACGGTTACGTCCAAGGGGTGGGTTTTCGCTGGTGGACGCGCTCGCGAGCGCTCGAATTGGGCCTGACCGGCTTCGCGTCGAACCGGCCCGACGGGCGGGTGCAGGTGGTCGCACAGGGGCAACGCGATGCCTGCGAAAAGTTGCTTGACCTGCTGAAAGGCGGCGGCACGCCCGGTCAGGTCGACAAGGTCATCGCAGACTGGTCCGCACCGGCCGACGCGTTCACCGGCTTCACCGAGCGCTGA